In a genomic window of Nocardiopsis mwathae:
- a CDS encoding succinate dehydrogenase/fumarate reductase iron-sulfur subunit, giving the protein MNITLRVWRQKGRDDEGRMVTYKVEDVSPDMSFLEMLDVLNEKLTLAGEDPVAFDHDCREGICGACGVVIDGVAHGPENTTTCQLHMRSFSDGDVITVEPWRAKAFPVVRDLVVDRGAFDRVIQAGGYISAPTGTAPDAHATPVPKADADRAFDAATCIGCGACVAACPNASGMLFTAAKITHLGSLPQGQPERAARVVKMVNQHDEEDFGGCTNIGECAAVCPKGIPLDTISQLNRDLLGALSSGEL; this is encoded by the coding sequence GTGAACATCACCCTGCGAGTTTGGCGCCAGAAGGGCCGCGACGACGAGGGCCGGATGGTCACCTACAAGGTCGAGGACGTGTCGCCCGACATGTCCTTCCTTGAGATGCTCGACGTCCTCAACGAGAAGCTCACGCTGGCCGGCGAGGACCCGGTGGCCTTCGACCACGACTGCCGCGAGGGCATCTGCGGCGCCTGCGGCGTGGTGATCGACGGTGTCGCCCACGGCCCCGAGAACACCACCACCTGCCAGCTGCACATGCGCAGCTTCAGCGACGGCGACGTCATCACCGTCGAGCCGTGGCGGGCCAAGGCGTTCCCCGTGGTCCGCGACCTCGTGGTGGACCGCGGCGCGTTCGACCGGGTGATCCAGGCCGGGGGCTACATCAGCGCCCCGACCGGAACCGCCCCCGACGCGCACGCCACCCCGGTGCCCAAGGCCGACGCCGACCGCGCGTTCGACGCGGCCACCTGCATCGGCTGCGGCGCCTGCGTCGCCGCCTGCCCGAACGCCTCGGGCATGCTGTTCACCGCCGCGAAGATCACCCACCTGGGCAGCCTCCCGCAGGGCCAGCCCGAGCGGGCGGCCCGCGTGGTCAAGATGGTGAACCAGCACGACGAGGAGGACTTCGGCGGCTGCACCAACATCGGCGAGTGCGCCGCGGTCTGCCCGAAGGGCATCCCGCTGGACACCATCTCCCAGCTCAACCGCGACCTGCTGGGCGCGCTGTCGAGCGGCGAGCTGTAG
- a CDS encoding fumarate reductase/succinate dehydrogenase flavoprotein subunit encodes MSELFIEGDPIRDEKAPTGPIAERWDKRRFSAKLVNPANRRKLSVIIVGTGLAGASAAATLGEAGYHVKSFCYQDSPRRAHSIAAQGGINAAKNYRNDGDSIYRLFYDTVKGGDFRSRESNVHRLAQVSVEIIDQCVAQGVPFAREYGGLLDNRSFGGVQVSRTFYARGQTGQQLLIGAYQALERQVAAGTVEMHTRHEMLELIVVDGKARGIVARDMVTGEIETHFADAVVLASGGYGNVFYLSTNAMGCNVTASWRAHRKGALFANPCYTQIHPTCIPVSGDYQSKLTLMSESLRNDGRIWVPKSGDDKRDPRQIPEEDRDYYLERIYPAFGNLVPRDIASRAAKNVCDEGRGVGPGGLGVYLDFADAIKRMGRPAVEAKYGNLFDMYQRITGENPYEVPMRIYPAVHYTMGGLWVDYDLQSTIPGLFVTGEANFSDHGANRLGASALMQGLADGYFVLPNTINDYLADGPFDKIDENHPEAKEAADAVRSRIDELLSIQGERTVDSFHKELGQIMWEYCGMERTDEGLRKAIDRIRELRREFWTNVKVLGANDELNQALEKAGRVADFLELGELMCVDALHRRESCGGHFRAESQTEDGEALRHDDEFAYVAAWEFTGAGEQPVLHKEALEYEYVEMKQRSYK; translated from the coding sequence ATGTCTGAGCTCTTCATCGAAGGCGACCCGATCCGCGACGAGAAGGCGCCCACCGGTCCCATCGCCGAGCGCTGGGACAAGCGCCGGTTCTCCGCCAAGCTGGTCAACCCGGCCAACCGCCGCAAGCTGTCGGTCATCATCGTCGGTACCGGCCTGGCCGGCGCCTCCGCCGCCGCGACCCTCGGCGAGGCCGGGTACCACGTCAAATCGTTCTGCTACCAGGACAGCCCGCGGCGCGCGCACAGCATCGCCGCCCAGGGCGGTATCAACGCGGCCAAGAACTACCGCAACGACGGCGACAGCATCTACCGGCTGTTCTACGACACCGTCAAGGGCGGCGACTTCCGCTCGCGCGAGTCCAACGTCCACCGCCTGGCGCAGGTCAGCGTCGAGATCATCGACCAGTGCGTCGCGCAGGGCGTGCCGTTCGCCCGCGAGTACGGCGGCCTGCTCGACAACCGCTCGTTCGGCGGCGTGCAGGTCTCCCGCACCTTCTACGCCCGCGGCCAGACCGGGCAGCAGCTGCTCATCGGCGCCTACCAGGCGCTGGAGCGCCAGGTCGCGGCCGGCACCGTCGAGATGCACACGCGCCACGAGATGCTGGAGCTCATCGTCGTCGACGGCAAGGCCCGCGGCATCGTCGCCCGCGACATGGTCACCGGCGAGATCGAGACGCACTTCGCCGACGCCGTCGTGCTCGCCTCCGGCGGCTACGGCAACGTCTTCTACCTGTCGACCAACGCGATGGGCTGCAACGTGACCGCCTCCTGGCGGGCGCACCGCAAGGGCGCGCTGTTCGCGAACCCCTGCTACACGCAGATCCACCCCACCTGCATCCCGGTCAGCGGCGACTACCAGTCCAAGCTGACCCTGATGAGCGAGTCGCTGCGCAACGACGGCCGCATCTGGGTGCCCAAGAGCGGCGACGACAAGCGCGACCCCCGCCAGATCCCGGAGGAGGACCGCGACTACTACCTGGAGCGGATCTACCCCGCCTTCGGCAACCTGGTGCCGCGCGACATCGCCTCCCGCGCCGCCAAGAACGTCTGCGACGAGGGCCGCGGCGTGGGCCCCGGCGGCCTCGGCGTCTACCTGGACTTCGCCGACGCGATCAAGCGGATGGGCCGCCCGGCCGTCGAGGCCAAGTACGGCAACCTGTTCGACATGTACCAGCGCATCACCGGTGAGAACCCGTACGAGGTTCCGATGCGCATCTACCCGGCCGTGCACTACACCATGGGCGGGCTGTGGGTCGACTACGACCTGCAGAGCACCATCCCCGGCCTGTTCGTGACCGGTGAGGCCAACTTCTCCGACCACGGCGCCAACCGCCTGGGCGCGAGCGCGCTGATGCAGGGCCTGGCCGACGGCTACTTCGTGCTGCCCAACACCATCAACGACTACCTCGCCGACGGGCCGTTCGACAAGATCGACGAGAACCACCCGGAGGCCAAGGAGGCCGCCGACGCGGTGCGCTCGCGCATCGACGAGCTGCTCTCCATCCAGGGCGAGCGCACCGTGGACTCCTTCCACAAGGAGCTCGGCCAGATCATGTGGGAGTACTGCGGCATGGAGCGGACCGACGAGGGCCTGCGCAAGGCCATCGACCGGATCCGCGAGCTGCGCCGGGAGTTCTGGACCAACGTCAAGGTCCTGGGGGCCAACGACGAGCTCAACCAGGCCCTGGAGAAGGCCGGCCGGGTGGCCGACTTCCTGGAGCTCGGCGAGCTCATGTGCGTCGACGCGCTGCACCGCCGCGAGTCCTGCGGCGGCCACTTCCGCGCCGAGAGCCAGACCGAGGACGGCGAGGCGCTGCGGCACGACGACGAGTTCGCCTACGTCGCCGCCTGGGAGTTCACGGGCGCGGGCGAGCAGCCGGTGCTGCACAAGGAAGCCCTGGAGTACGAGTACGTCGAGATGAAGCAGCGGAGCTACAAGTGA
- a CDS encoding succinate dehydrogenase cytochrome b subunit yields MANSTLTKQRSEAFRSTVALKSAMAATGGILVLFLIAHMYGNLNVFAGQEAFDNYSHHLRVLGQPMLPYEGFLWIMRVVLLASILIHAYAAFTLWARAKKARPVRYQNKKALQRTYASYTMRWGGVLIALFAVFHILHLTTNDIAPGGASDSPYERLVNGFQPEFWYVTLFYVLSVIAVGFHLRHGIWSALTTLGQNKATRQRPLNIIATVIALVVTIGFLVTPLSVTFGLVG; encoded by the coding sequence GTGGCGAACAGTACCCTGACCAAGCAGCGATCAGAGGCGTTCAGATCCACGGTGGCCCTCAAGTCCGCGATGGCGGCCACCGGCGGGATCCTCGTCCTCTTCCTGATCGCGCACATGTACGGCAACCTGAACGTGTTCGCGGGCCAGGAGGCCTTCGACAACTACTCCCACCACCTGCGCGTGCTGGGCCAGCCGATGCTCCCCTACGAGGGCTTCCTGTGGATCATGCGCGTGGTCCTACTGGCGAGCATCCTGATCCACGCCTATGCCGCGTTCACCCTGTGGGCCCGCGCCAAGAAGGCACGGCCGGTCCGCTACCAGAACAAGAAGGCGCTGCAGCGCACGTACGCGTCCTACACCATGCGCTGGGGCGGCGTGCTGATCGCGCTCTTCGCGGTCTTCCACATCCTGCACCTGACGACCAACGACATCGCGCCGGGCGGGGCCTCCGACAGCCCCTACGAGCGCCTGGTCAACGGGTTCCAGCCGGAGTTCTGGTACGTCACCCTGTTCTACGTCCTCTCCGTGATCGCGGTCGGGTTCCACCTGCGGCACGGCATCTGGAGCGCCCTGACGACGCTGGGGCAGAACAAGGCGACGCGGCAGCGGCCGCTGAACATCATCGCGACGGTGATCGCGCTGGTCGTCACGATCGGCTTCCTGGTCACCCCGCTCTCCGTGACTTTCGGGCTGGTGGGATAA
- a CDS encoding LysR family transcriptional regulator has protein sequence MQFQQLTYFLAVAETRHFTRAAELCRVAQPSLSKQIRNLEEELGASLFSRARGNITLTPAGEALLPLAQRIVADVETARREVGELAGMRRGRVRLGATPSLCAGLLADVLAGFHTRFPGVELLVEEGGSRDLIRALGKGELDLALIILPLHSSDPAFVTTPILRENLVVVSPTSRPSPNGRASMRITELRDHPLVMFRRGYDVREATLHACRAAGFEPELAVEGGEMDAVLRFVEAGLGIAVVPSMALKNRPGLRGTPLARPRLLRTIALAHRKDVEPPRAAKAFHRHLMNHLGRLTPEELGEDLEVISERGPDH, from the coding sequence ATGCAGTTCCAGCAGCTGACGTACTTCCTCGCGGTGGCCGAGACGCGCCATTTCACCCGCGCAGCAGAGCTTTGCCGCGTCGCGCAGCCGAGCCTGAGCAAGCAGATCCGCAACCTCGAAGAGGAGCTCGGGGCGTCGTTATTCAGTCGTGCCCGGGGAAATATCACACTCACACCGGCCGGTGAGGCTCTGCTACCGCTCGCCCAGCGCATCGTCGCCGACGTCGAGACGGCCCGACGCGAGGTGGGCGAGCTGGCCGGGATGCGCAGGGGCCGGGTCCGCCTGGGCGCCACGCCCTCGCTGTGCGCCGGGCTGCTCGCCGACGTGCTCGCCGGGTTCCACACCCGCTTCCCCGGGGTGGAGCTGCTGGTCGAGGAGGGCGGGTCGCGCGACCTGATCCGCGCCCTGGGCAAGGGCGAGCTCGACCTCGCGCTGATCATCCTGCCGCTGCACAGCAGCGACCCGGCGTTCGTGACCACGCCGATCCTCCGGGAGAACCTGGTGGTGGTCAGCCCGACCAGCCGGCCATCGCCCAACGGGCGCGCGTCCATGCGCATCACCGAGCTGCGCGACCACCCGCTGGTGATGTTCCGCCGCGGCTACGACGTGCGGGAAGCGACCCTCCACGCGTGCCGCGCCGCGGGCTTCGAGCCGGAGCTCGCGGTGGAGGGCGGCGAGATGGACGCCGTACTCCGCTTCGTCGAGGCCGGGCTGGGGATCGCCGTGGTCCCGAGCATGGCCCTGAAGAACCGCCCCGGCCTGCGCGGCACCCCGCTGGCGCGGCCGCGCCTGCTGCGCACGATCGCGCTGGCCCACCGCAAGGACGTCGAGCCGCCGCGCGCGGCCAAGGCGTTCCACCGCCACCTGATGAACCACCTGGGCCGACTGACCCCCGAGGAACTCGGCGAGGACCTGGAGGTCATCAGTGAGCGCGGCCCCGACCACTGA
- a CDS encoding fumarate reductase/succinate dehydrogenase flavoprotein subunit: MSEITRHTYDVVVIGAGGAGLRAAIEAREQGKKTAIISKSLFGKAHTVMAEGGAAAALGNVNPGDNWQVHFRDTMRGGKFLNNPRMAELHAREAPERILELEYWGALFDRTADGRISQRNFGGHEYPRLAHVGDRTGLEMIRTLQQRVVQLQQADAAELGDAEAMLKVFAETTVTDLVKDGERISGALGYVRENGALVLFETPAVVLATGGIGKSFKVTSNSWEYTGDGHALALLSGASLVNMEFVQFHPTGMVWPPSVKGILVTESVRGDGGVLRNSDDERFMFRYVPDVFRSQYAETEEEADGWYSDPENHRRPPELLPRDEVARAINTEVKEGRGSPHGGVFLDIASRLPADEIMRRLPSMHHQFKELADVDITAEPMEVGPTCHYVMGGVEVDAATGAALVPGLFAAGEVAGGMHGSNRLGGNSLSDLLVFGRRAGLGAAEYVDALGGERPAVDPDAVERAAANVLAPLGREESAENPYTVHAELQQTMNTLVGIIRRGSEIEQALDALHKLSDRVARVGAPGGRVYNPGWHLALDLRSMLLVAEAIARAALEREESRGGHTRDDFPAMSPEWRRINLVESLGRDGRVRLRRQPVDPLRPDLVELFDREELAKYFTDEELSAVPTAAVPEPAAASGAESGAAQEEDKQA; the protein is encoded by the coding sequence ATGTCCGAGATCACACGGCACACCTACGACGTGGTGGTGATCGGTGCCGGCGGCGCCGGTCTCCGCGCCGCCATCGAGGCACGCGAGCAGGGCAAGAAGACCGCCATCATCTCCAAATCGCTCTTCGGCAAGGCGCACACCGTCATGGCCGAGGGCGGGGCGGCGGCCGCGCTGGGCAACGTCAACCCCGGCGACAACTGGCAGGTGCACTTCCGCGACACCATGCGCGGCGGCAAGTTCCTGAACAACCCCCGCATGGCCGAACTGCACGCCCGCGAGGCCCCCGAGCGGATCCTGGAGCTGGAGTACTGGGGGGCGCTGTTCGACCGCACCGCCGACGGCCGCATCAGCCAGCGCAACTTCGGCGGGCACGAGTACCCCCGCCTCGCCCACGTGGGCGACCGCACCGGCCTGGAGATGATCCGCACCCTGCAGCAGCGCGTCGTGCAGCTGCAGCAGGCGGACGCCGCCGAGCTGGGCGACGCGGAGGCGATGCTGAAGGTGTTCGCCGAGACCACCGTCACCGACCTGGTCAAGGACGGCGAGCGGATCTCCGGCGCGCTGGGCTACGTCCGCGAGAACGGGGCCCTGGTGCTGTTCGAGACACCCGCCGTGGTCCTGGCCACCGGCGGCATCGGCAAGTCCTTCAAGGTCACCTCCAACTCCTGGGAGTACACCGGCGACGGCCACGCCCTGGCCCTGCTCAGCGGGGCGAGCCTGGTCAACATGGAGTTCGTGCAGTTCCATCCCACGGGGATGGTCTGGCCGCCCTCGGTCAAGGGCATCCTGGTCACCGAGTCGGTGCGCGGCGACGGCGGGGTACTGCGCAACTCCGACGACGAGCGGTTCATGTTCCGCTACGTGCCCGACGTGTTCCGCTCCCAGTACGCCGAGACCGAGGAGGAGGCCGACGGCTGGTACTCCGACCCGGAGAACCACCGGCGGCCCCCGGAACTGCTGCCCCGCGACGAGGTGGCGCGTGCCATCAACACCGAGGTCAAGGAGGGGCGGGGCTCCCCGCACGGCGGCGTCTTCCTGGACATCGCCAGCCGCCTCCCGGCCGACGAGATCATGCGGCGGCTGCCGTCGATGCACCACCAGTTCAAGGAGCTGGCCGACGTCGACATCACCGCCGAGCCCATGGAGGTCGGCCCGACCTGCCACTACGTGATGGGCGGGGTGGAGGTCGACGCCGCCACCGGCGCGGCCCTGGTGCCGGGCCTGTTCGCGGCAGGCGAGGTGGCCGGCGGCATGCACGGTTCCAACCGTCTGGGCGGAAACTCGCTGTCGGACCTGCTGGTTTTCGGCCGCCGGGCCGGGCTGGGCGCGGCAGAGTACGTCGACGCGCTGGGCGGCGAGCGACCGGCGGTCGACCCCGACGCGGTGGAGCGCGCCGCAGCGAACGTGCTGGCGCCGCTGGGCCGCGAGGAGAGCGCCGAGAACCCCTACACGGTGCACGCCGAACTCCAGCAGACCATGAACACCCTGGTCGGCATCATCCGGCGGGGGTCGGAGATCGAGCAGGCGCTGGACGCGCTGCACAAGCTCAGCGACCGCGTCGCGCGCGTCGGCGCCCCCGGCGGCAGGGTGTACAACCCCGGCTGGCACCTCGCCCTGGACCTGCGCAGCATGCTGCTGGTCGCGGAGGCGATCGCGCGGGCGGCTCTGGAGCGGGAGGAGTCGCGCGGTGGCCACACCCGCGACGACTTCCCGGCGATGTCGCCGGAGTGGCGCCGGATCAACCTGGTCGAGTCGCTGGGGCGGGACGGCCGGGTGCGGCTGCGCCGCCAGCCGGTCGACCCGCTGCGGCCCGACCTGGTGGAGCTCTTCGACCGCGAGGAGCTGGCCAAGTACTTCACCGACGAGGAACTGTCCGCGGTCCCGACGGCGGCCGTCCCGGAGCCGGCGGCGGCGTCCGGGGCCGAGTCCGGCGCCGCACAGGAGGAGGACAAGCAGGCATGA
- a CDS encoding succinate dehydrogenase/fumarate reductase iron-sulfur subunit, whose amino-acid sequence MTGKRTFRVWRGGGDGDLTTYEVEVNEGEVVLDVLHRLQATQAPDLAVRWNCKAGKCGSCSVEINGRPKLACMTRMSTFAPGETVSVTPMRTFPVIRDLVCDVSYNYAKAREIPSFTPDPATAPGDFRMRQEDVQRSQEFRKCIECFLCQNVCHVIRDHEENKENFSGPRFLMRVAELEMHPEDTADRRMISQDEFGLGYCNITKCCTEVCPEHIKITDNALIPMKERVAGRRYDPVVWLGSKIGLRKGADTPMVPNTREPVSAPER is encoded by the coding sequence ATGACCGGCAAGCGGACGTTTCGCGTGTGGCGCGGCGGCGGCGACGGGGACCTCACCACTTATGAGGTGGAGGTCAACGAGGGCGAGGTGGTCCTCGACGTGCTGCACCGGCTGCAGGCGACCCAGGCCCCGGACCTCGCGGTCCGGTGGAACTGCAAGGCGGGCAAGTGCGGGTCGTGCTCGGTGGAGATCAACGGGCGGCCGAAGCTGGCCTGCATGACCCGGATGAGCACCTTCGCGCCCGGCGAGACCGTGTCGGTGACGCCGATGCGGACCTTCCCCGTCATCCGCGACCTGGTGTGCGACGTCTCCTACAACTACGCCAAGGCACGGGAGATCCCCTCGTTCACCCCCGACCCCGCGACCGCGCCGGGCGACTTCCGGATGCGGCAGGAGGACGTGCAGCGCTCACAGGAGTTCCGCAAGTGCATCGAGTGCTTCCTGTGTCAGAACGTGTGCCACGTGATCCGCGACCACGAGGAGAACAAGGAGAACTTCTCCGGGCCGCGGTTCCTGATGCGGGTCGCCGAGCTGGAGATGCACCCCGAGGACACCGCCGACCGCCGGATGATCTCCCAGGACGAGTTCGGCCTGGGCTACTGCAACATCACCAAGTGCTGCACGGAGGTGTGCCCCGAGCACATCAAGATCACCGATAACGCGCTGATTCCGATGAAGGAGCGGGTCGCCGGGCGGCGCTACGACCCGGTGGTCTGGCTCGGCTCCAAAATCGGCCTGCGCAAAGGGGCCGACACCCCGATGGTGCCCAACACCCGCGAGCCGGTGTCGGCGCCGGAGCGGTAG
- a CDS encoding NUDIX hydrolase, with translation MHSVSVAGAVVDADGRILAIQRADNGHWEPPGGVLELDEDIESGVRREIFEETGLTVHVDTLTGVYKNIKQGIVALVFRCVPETTEVRLSDETTAIEWLTPDEISLRMAPAYACRLLDALGSGPPCVRAHDGHDLVPGAAPER, from the coding sequence ATGCACTCAGTTTCTGTAGCGGGTGCGGTTGTCGATGCGGACGGCCGAATACTCGCCATTCAGCGGGCTGACAACGGGCACTGGGAACCTCCCGGCGGAGTGCTCGAACTCGACGAGGACATCGAGTCCGGGGTACGCCGCGAAATCTTCGAGGAGACCGGACTGACCGTCCATGTCGATACATTGACCGGTGTCTACAAGAACATCAAGCAGGGCATCGTCGCCCTTGTCTTCCGATGCGTGCCCGAAACCACGGAAGTGCGCTTATCGGACGAGACGACCGCCATCGAATGGCTCACGCCCGACGAGATCAGCCTGCGCATGGCCCCCGCCTACGCCTGCCGACTGCTGGACGCCCTGGGCTCCGGCCCGCCGTGCGTCCGCGCGCACGACGGACACGATCTCGTCCCCGGCGCCGCCCCGGAGCGGTGA
- a CDS encoding GntR family transcriptional regulator, which translates to MSNGGRPRYLRIAQDLKLQIHRGVLPAGSRVPSESELIRRYGVAQGTVRKAVTELRAVGLVETHHGKGTFVRSRPPVRRKSSDRFRRSHRAAGKAAYLAESDQAGVEAEVRVRFVGSLDAPQDIARRLGLRPGTKVLARRRLYLSDGTPTEEATSYIPWDIAKETPELFAENPGPGGIYARLEERGHHLAEYVEEIAVRIATKEETSALSMGTGSPVMHLVREAVDKSGRIVEVCDTIMSASQFVLEYRISADD; encoded by the coding sequence ATGTCCAACGGTGGCCGACCGCGCTACCTGCGCATCGCTCAGGATCTCAAGCTGCAGATCCACAGGGGCGTGCTGCCCGCGGGTTCGCGGGTTCCCAGCGAGTCCGAACTGATCCGACGCTACGGCGTCGCCCAGGGCACGGTCCGCAAGGCCGTCACCGAGCTGCGCGCCGTGGGCCTGGTGGAGACACACCACGGGAAGGGGACGTTCGTCCGCAGCCGCCCGCCGGTGCGGCGGAAGTCCTCCGACCGGTTCCGCCGTTCGCACCGCGCCGCGGGGAAGGCCGCCTACCTCGCCGAGTCCGACCAGGCCGGCGTCGAAGCCGAGGTGCGGGTCAGGTTCGTCGGCTCGCTCGACGCGCCGCAGGACATCGCCCGCCGACTCGGATTACGGCCCGGCACGAAGGTGCTGGCGCGGCGCCGCCTCTACCTCAGTGACGGCACGCCCACCGAGGAGGCGACCTCCTACATCCCGTGGGACATCGCCAAGGAGACGCCGGAGCTGTTCGCCGAGAACCCCGGCCCCGGCGGCATCTACGCGCGCCTCGAAGAGCGCGGCCACCACCTCGCCGAGTACGTCGAAGAGATCGCCGTGCGCATCGCCACCAAGGAGGAGACGTCGGCCCTGTCCATGGGCACCGGCTCCCCGGTCATGCACCTCGTCCGCGAGGCGGTGGACAAGAGCGGCCGCATCGTGGAGGTGTGCGACACGATCATGTCCGCCAGTCAATTTGTCCTCGAATATCGCATTTCGGCCGACGACTGA
- a CDS encoding ATP-binding protein, with translation MKKLHISFSSGVLMSVASSTPSFHTVRWEPRIYPGDLAHTAQVRADVHRDLRGFPEDLIRTVQLCCSELYANAVLHTVSGQGDGEVSRRLWLHRPDTLRLEVADGGWTSARPAIPRDRDDAAWMSAEDGRGLGIVAACSLDWGYYQVLPYSTLNLGLGVWADFGVDPGDVPRGLDHFIFTG, from the coding sequence GTGAAGAAGTTGCATATCAGCTTCTCGTCGGGGGTCCTCATGTCGGTCGCGTCGTCCACCCCTTCCTTTCACACGGTCCGGTGGGAGCCGCGCATCTATCCGGGGGACCTCGCCCACACCGCCCAGGTGCGCGCCGACGTCCATCGCGACCTGCGGGGGTTCCCCGAGGACCTGATCCGGACCGTGCAGCTGTGCTGCTCGGAGCTCTACGCCAACGCGGTGCTGCACACCGTCTCCGGGCAGGGCGACGGAGAGGTGTCCCGGCGCCTCTGGCTGCACCGGCCCGACACCCTGCGGCTGGAGGTGGCCGACGGCGGCTGGACCAGTGCCCGCCCCGCGATCCCCCGCGACCGCGACGACGCCGCCTGGATGTCCGCCGAGGACGGGCGCGGCCTGGGCATCGTCGCCGCCTGCTCCCTGGACTGGGGCTACTACCAGGTGCTTCCCTATTCCACCCTCAACCTCGGACTCGGCGTGTGGGCCGACTTCGGCGTCGACCCCGGCGACGTGCCCCGGGGCCTGGACCACTTCATCTTCACCGGCTGA
- a CDS encoding FAD-dependent monooxygenase: MRAWYEVEPGEREGDERRGLLRRFGAWHDPLPQVIATAADVIRNDVWWMRTPLSAYHQGRVALLGDAAHAMTPNMGQGACQAIEDGVTLAHLVASSPSLDTGLAEYTRVRLPRADRIVRRSARIGGFLGSESRLWAAGRDAALEGLWRLAPGRFLGSFDDVFDWTPPQVAAAAR; encoded by the coding sequence GTGCGGGCATGGTACGAGGTCGAGCCGGGCGAACGCGAGGGCGACGAACGGCGCGGGCTGCTGCGCCGATTCGGGGCCTGGCACGACCCGCTGCCACAGGTCATCGCCACGGCAGCGGACGTCATCCGGAACGACGTGTGGTGGATGCGCACCCCGCTGTCCGCCTATCACCAGGGGCGGGTGGCACTGCTCGGCGACGCCGCGCACGCGATGACGCCCAACATGGGGCAGGGTGCCTGCCAGGCGATCGAGGACGGGGTGACGCTGGCCCACCTGGTGGCGTCGTCACCGAGCCTGGACACGGGGTTGGCCGAGTACACGCGCGTCCGGCTGCCCCGCGCCGATCGGATCGTGCGGCGTTCGGCACGGATCGGGGGGTTCCTGGGGTCGGAGTCACGCCTGTGGGCGGCCGGACGCGACGCCGCGCTCGAAGGGTTGTGGCGCCTCGCGCCCGGGAGGTTCCTCGGTTCGTTCGACGATGTCTTCGACTGGACCCCGCCGCAGGTGGCCGCGGCGGCCCGCTGA
- a CDS encoding TetR family transcriptional regulator C-terminal domain-containing protein: MTEEEHLRVDPDALISAATADGNATETLAAALAGFLHGTITEHSEYTLARFELALEANRRPELREVYDRLGLRFRTMAAELLTRLGSADPERQARSLLSWTDGILFNFLAGADSARHPSYGELHADATEFLRALLAPAAPPGTGRGGATG; this comes from the coding sequence ATGACCGAGGAGGAGCACCTCCGCGTCGACCCCGACGCCCTCATCTCCGCCGCCACTGCAGACGGCAATGCGACCGAGACACTGGCAGCCGCGCTGGCGGGCTTCCTGCACGGGACGATCACCGAGCACTCCGAGTACACGCTAGCCCGCTTCGAACTGGCCCTGGAGGCCAACCGCCGCCCGGAACTACGCGAGGTCTACGACCGGTTGGGGCTGCGGTTCCGGACGATGGCCGCCGAACTCCTGACCCGGCTCGGCTCCGCCGATCCGGAGCGCCAGGCCCGGTCGCTGCTCTCCTGGACGGACGGCATCCTGTTCAACTTCCTCGCCGGCGCCGACTCCGCCCGCCATCCCTCGTACGGGGAACTGCACGCCGACGCGACGGAGTTCCTCCGGGCACTCCTCGCCCCCGCCGCGCCTCCCGGTACCGGGCGTGGAGGCGCCACCGGATGA